From the Brachyspira intermedia PWS/A genome, the window AATTTAAAATTTATAAAATAACGGATTTTTACTAAATGTCAAATAAGAAATTTAATTTAAAAATAGCTACATTAGCATCTTGGGTATTATTATTTTTTGCTTGGATTTTCTTTTATGCAGTAACTCAAACTCCTACTCCTGTTTTTTGGGCAGTATTAGCATTAACTTCCATAATAACTATTACTACATTAATAGTAGATAGAAAACAAATAGTATCTTTTTTGAAGATGCGATTTGTACATAAAGCTTTTTTTGGAATATTATCATTAATAATAATTCTTGCTATACTTGTAGGTTTATATATTATAAGTATAAATTTCCCTATAAGATTTGACTTAACACAAAATAAATCATATACAGTATCTCAGCAAACTATGGACGTTTTATCAAGAATAGATAGTCCGCTTTCTATAGTAGTATTGAGATCACCTAGTACAGATCCAACATCAGCAGATTGGAGAGCGGATTTATTATTAGAACAATATAAAAGAATAAATAAACATATAAGTGTTGAATATATTAACCCTATAGAAAAACCTTCTGCTAAAAGTAAATATCAAATGACTCAGGTTGGAGAAATAGTATTTACTTACGGACAAGGAAAACAAGTAAGAGTTTACAGAAAAGATTTAACAACTCAATCTAAAGTTACTTCTGATCCTTTATTTGTAGGAGAAGAAAAATTCACTCAATCTATATACACTTTGCTTGATACAGAATCTTATACAGTATACTTCACAATAGGACATGGTGAAAGACAAATACAAGACAGAGGCGGTGAAGGTTTATCTTATGTTAAAACTTATTTAGAAAATGAAAATTATAAAGTAAAAGAATTAAATATAATACTTGAAAATATACCAACAGATGCATCATTAATCGTAATAGCTGCACCTGTGGAAACTTTTAGTGATTTTGAAATAGACAAATTAAATAATTATGTAAAAACAGGCGGAAAACTTCTTGTTTTATATGATAGCTTTATGGATAGAAGTAAATTTAACAGCAATTTAGGAAACTTCTTATCTGATTGGGGATTTAAAACTAAAAATGACTATATAATAGATACAGCTTCAAGTGTAGTTATACCTGTTAATATAGTACCTCAATATACTTCTCACCCAATAACTCAAACATTAAAAGAAGGAAATGTATTTGCTTGTTTGGTTGTTGCAAGAAGTATATTAAGCGGTGAAAATAAATACAATGGAAGTTTTGAAAATATAATTACAACTACTCCTCAAGGTTACGGAAAAGAAGAAGCTACTTTCGATTTATCAAGAGCTAGATTCAATCCGAGAACAGATATACCTGGTCCTGTGCCTTTGGCTATAAGCGGTACTTATGAAATAGAAGGAAGAAAAGACCCAGCAAGAATCGTAGTATTTGGAGATGCTACATTTGCTTTAAATGCATACATCAATCCCGAACAAGGTCAGTCTGTAGATATTGCTTTTGCCGGAAATAAAGACCTATTTATGAATACTGTTGCTTATCTATTGGAAGCAAGACAGAAAATCACTATAAGACCTAAAGAAGCAAGCATTAAAAACCTTACTCTTACAACAACTCAAACTAATTTTATTAGATATGTTGCTCAAATAGGTTTGCCTTGTTTATTCGGTATACTTGGTATATTAATATGGTTCTTAAGAAGAAGATAATTATTACAATAAAAGATTTGCATAAGTTAATATAATATGAATAATATAAAAAATCTATACAAAAAATATTCATATTATATCAACTATGCTTTATTAGTTTTTATAAATGGCATTGCCAGTGTATTAAATTATATATCTTCAATATATATAAATAGA encodes:
- a CDS encoding GldG family protein produces the protein MSNKKFNLKIATLASWVLLFFAWIFFYAVTQTPTPVFWAVLALTSIITITTLIVDRKQIVSFLKMRFVHKAFFGILSLIIILAILVGLYIISINFPIRFDLTQNKSYTVSQQTMDVLSRIDSPLSIVVLRSPSTDPTSADWRADLLLEQYKRINKHISVEYINPIEKPSAKSKYQMTQVGEIVFTYGQGKQVRVYRKDLTTQSKVTSDPLFVGEEKFTQSIYTLLDTESYTVYFTIGHGERQIQDRGGEGLSYVKTYLENENYKVKELNIILENIPTDASLIVIAAPVETFSDFEIDKLNNYVKTGGKLLVLYDSFMDRSKFNSNLGNFLSDWGFKTKNDYIIDTASSVVIPVNIVPQYTSHPITQTLKEGNVFACLVVARSILSGENKYNGSFENIITTTPQGYGKEEATFDLSRARFNPRTDIPGPVPLAISGTYEIEGRKDPARIVVFGDATFALNAYINPEQGQSVDIAFAGNKDLFMNTVAYLLEARQKITIRPKEASIKNLTLTTTQTNFIRYVAQIGLPCLFGILGILIWFLRRR